A genomic region of Capnocytophaga canimorsus contains the following coding sequences:
- a CDS encoding DUF6029 family protein: MRKFLLTSGVCLISAVGFSQLRVGFESNSQYYIDDNKIKLDTEEAKHRFRSNNYLKIDYRVKNFEFGIQGESYAPKALLQYNPQLKDYHIGTAFARYNNTQKGIDITVGHFYEQFGSGLALRLWEDRALGINNALFGGRIKWNLQDIFQLKVLGGRQRIGMGFDFSKGFVLGSDAELDISQLLKKEDYTLKVGGSFTMRNEDITKEQPQSEKNTSVFGFRTDYSGEKFNFSGEYLYKTKDIHFEQNQFFSKVNRPGNALLINMGYNNNDNIAFNINLRRLENFRFFSQRNIADNIYNYGVINYIPALTKQYEHSLQNIYVYQAQPQIVYDGFPKKQGEIGGQFDLFYEAEAGSFLGGATGASFAINGSYWAGIKNDIKTTTRKDKYGVEIEEIELNTPLIGMGEKYYHDIAIEYRKSFTDNFTTVFSYLNQYYNSLPIVQKSYIVKAHTISAEGMYFLSDTQSVRLEMQHQWANEDLKNWIGNTLEYIPNVRWSFFVSDLYNYGNDEKDKRIHYYNVGTSFSYKTTRVALSYGRQRGGILCVGGICRIVPEAAGLTLNITSSF, from the coding sequence ATGCGTAAATTTTTACTAACTTCAGGAGTTTGTTTGATTTCGGCAGTAGGTTTTTCGCAACTTCGTGTCGGTTTTGAATCGAACTCACAATATTACATTGATGACAACAAAATAAAATTAGATACTGAGGAAGCCAAACATCGATTCCGTTCTAATAATTATCTGAAAATTGACTATCGCGTCAAAAATTTTGAGTTTGGAATACAGGGCGAGTCGTACGCACCAAAAGCATTATTGCAATACAATCCGCAACTAAAAGATTATCATATCGGTACAGCTTTCGCCCGTTATAACAATACGCAAAAAGGTATCGACATTACAGTTGGGCATTTTTATGAGCAATTTGGCAGTGGTTTGGCTCTTCGTTTGTGGGAAGACCGTGCTTTGGGCATCAATAACGCTCTTTTCGGCGGACGAATCAAATGGAATTTACAGGACATTTTTCAGTTGAAAGTTCTCGGGGGAAGACAGCGTATTGGTATGGGATTTGACTTTTCCAAAGGATTTGTTTTAGGAAGCGATGCCGAATTAGACATTAGTCAACTACTTAAAAAAGAAGATTATACACTAAAAGTTGGAGGTTCATTCACAATGCGAAATGAGGATATTACCAAAGAACAACCTCAATCCGAAAAAAACACTTCTGTTTTTGGTTTTCGAACCGATTACAGCGGAGAAAAATTCAATTTCAGTGGAGAATATTTGTACAAAACCAAAGACATTCATTTTGAGCAAAATCAATTCTTCTCTAAAGTCAATCGACCAGGTAATGCCTTGTTAATCAATATGGGATATAACAATAATGATAACATAGCTTTTAATATAAACCTTCGTCGTTTGGAGAATTTCAGATTTTTCTCACAACGAAATATCGCTGATAACATCTACAATTATGGTGTAATCAACTACATACCAGCCCTGACTAAGCAGTACGAACATAGTTTACAAAACATATATGTGTATCAGGCTCAACCACAGATAGTTTACGATGGTTTTCCTAAAAAACAAGGAGAAATTGGAGGACAATTCGACCTATTTTATGAAGCCGAAGCAGGGTCTTTCTTAGGTGGAGCAACGGGAGCAAGTTTTGCTATAAATGGTTCGTATTGGGCGGGAATTAAAAACGACATAAAAACAACTACTCGTAAGGACAAATATGGTGTCGAAATAGAAGAAATAGAACTTAATACTCCGCTTATTGGTATGGGAGAGAAATACTATCACGACATTGCCATAGAATATCGAAAATCATTTACAGATAACTTTACGACTGTTTTTTCGTATTTGAATCAATATTATAATAGTTTACCTATTGTTCAAAAGTCATACATCGTAAAAGCACATACCATTTCTGCGGAAGGAATGTATTTTTTATCTGACACACAATCCGTTCGGTTAGAAATGCAACATCAATGGGCTAATGAAGATTTGAAAAATTGGATAGGCAACACATTAGAATATATCCCTAATGTACGATGGTCGTTTTTCGTGAGTGATTTGTACAATTATGGTAACGACGAAAAGGACAAGAGAATCCATTATTACAATGTTGGTACTTCGTTCTCTTACAAAACCACTCGTGTAGCTTTAAGCTACGGAAGACAACGTGGTGGCATTTTGTGCGTGGGCGGAATTTGTCGTATCGTACCAGAAGCAGCTGGGCTGACACTTAATATTACGAGCAGTTTTTAA
- a CDS encoding DUF6929 family protein — MKRFLLFLLCSCVGAFSSYVYSQQNMKLSILKTKNISGFPSGSGIAYVGGKYYAIGDDSPFLYVIDENFKIIEQISLLEVKADDFKGNRIKKKRKTDFETLEAISSSELVTFGSGSKSPQRDIFVQIHLGASPKITSFNLTSFYEEIKKLPLLTHSELNIEATAYLNGQLYLFNRANNVIIRFNYQQFLKFLSGGVFPTLEAVKVTLPIIEGYEAGFSGAAKWNDSQLIFTASVEETDDAYNDGEIIGSLVGVLNIADFSAVKVERYSIIPNSNQKTLKVESVTLPATSAMRCDDSVIFITDDDNGNTELIKARLRF; from the coding sequence TTGCTTTGCAGTTGTGTGGGGGCTTTTTCTTCGTACGTATATAGTCAGCAGAATATGAAACTTAGTATATTGAAAACAAAAAATATAAGTGGTTTTCCCAGTGGTTCGGGGATAGCTTATGTTGGTGGCAAATATTATGCAATAGGCGATGATAGTCCGTTTTTATACGTGATAGATGAAAATTTTAAAATTATCGAACAAATATCTCTTTTAGAAGTCAAAGCTGATGATTTCAAAGGAAATCGCATCAAAAAGAAACGAAAGACTGATTTTGAAACCTTGGAGGCGATTTCGTCCAGTGAGTTGGTTACTTTTGGTTCAGGTTCAAAGTCTCCACAACGCGATATTTTTGTTCAAATTCACTTAGGAGCGTCCCCTAAAATTACCTCGTTCAACTTAACTTCCTTTTATGAAGAAATCAAGAAACTTCCATTATTGACCCATTCCGAATTGAATATTGAAGCTACGGCTTATCTCAACGGGCAGTTGTATCTTTTTAATCGGGCTAATAATGTGATTATTCGCTTTAATTACCAGCAGTTTTTAAAATTTCTTTCAGGAGGAGTTTTCCCAACTTTGGAGGCAGTAAAGGTAACCTTGCCCATAATTGAGGGCTACGAAGCTGGTTTTTCTGGAGCTGCAAAATGGAATGATTCTCAGCTGATTTTTACCGCTTCGGTAGAGGAGACCGATGATGCTTATAATGATGGTGAAATTATAGGTAGTTTGGTGGGTGTTTTAAATATTGCTGATTTTTCCGCTGTAAAAGTTGAGCGTTATAGCATCATTCCCAATTCAAACCAAAAAACATTGAAAGTAGAGTCGGTTACTCTTCCTGCTACCTCTGCGATGCGATGCGATGATTCCGTTATTTTTATTACTGATGATGATAATGGCAATACTGAACTGATAAAAGCAAGATTACGTTTTTAA